A portion of the Corticium candelabrum chromosome 5, ooCorCand1.1, whole genome shotgun sequence genome contains these proteins:
- the LOC134180018 gene encoding xaa-Arg dipeptidase-like produces the protein MTDLKAAALAAIDRETASLRSLSEAIWDRPELAMEEHEAHATLTKYLTEQGFDVQSGYCLETAFKATWRGNEERVCGPNVAVICEYDALPEIGHACGHNLIAEAGCAAAIGIRAGLETSEKPLGRLTIMGTPAEEAIGGKVKMIEQGCFQDIDIALMVHPFPSDSTVATFISVCCLNATFTGKASHAAAFPWEGINALDAAVSAYNAISMLRQQMKPDWRVHGIISNGGAKPNIIPEKSTLEYFVRTPTAAELDVLAGKVKNIFESAAQANGCQVDVEEICRYSNVINNSDLMQLFRSNSESLGVQFDEKERMAGSTDMGNVSHTVPSIHPLYSIGTDAFNHTRHFTAAANTDYAHSKTLIAAKSIAMTAIDVLTNPEMLKKVKATFRCQLQEAA, from the exons ATGACTGATCTGAAAGCTGCTGCTCTAGCTGCAATCGATAGGGAGACAGCCAGCTTGCGCAGTCTTTCTGAAGCGATATGGGATAGACCCGAACTTGCTATGGAAGAGCACGAGGCGCACGCTACTCTGACGAAGTATCTCACAGAGCAAGGTTTCGACGTCCAGTCTGGTTACTGTCTAGAAACCGCATTTAAGGCCACTTGGAGAGGAAACGAAGAACGAGTGTGCGGTCCTAATGTGGCGGTTATATGTGAATACGACGCTCTGCCTGAAATTGGACATGCATGTGGACACAATCTCATTGCTGAAGCTG gaTGTGCTGCTGCAATTGGCATCAGAGCTGGGCTAGAAACAAGCGAGAAACCACTCGGTCGTCTAACTATCATGGGAACACCAGCAGAAGAAGCGATAGGAGGGAAAGTCAAAATGATCGAACAGGGCTGTTTCCAAGACATCGATATTGCTCTCATGGTACATCCATTTCCTTCAGATTCTACCGTCGCCACATTCATATCGGTCTGCTGTCTGAATGCAACGTTTACTGGCAAAGCCTCTCACGCTGCTGCGTTTCCTTGGGAAGGCATCAATGCCCTTGACGCGGCTGTCTCTGCATACAATGCTATATCGATGCTCCGACAACAAATGAAACCAGACTGGAGAGTCCATGGCATAATTTCTAATGGTGGAGCTAAGCCTAACATCATACCCGAAAAATCAACTCTTGAGTATTTTGTGCGCACTCCTACAGCAGCAGAACTCGATGTGCTAGCCGGCAAGGTGAAAAACATATTTGAATCAGCAGCTCAAGCAAATGGCTGTCAAGTTGATGTCGAGGAAATATGCAGGTATTCCAATGTGATCAACAACTCAGATCTCATGCAACTGTTCCGAAGTAACTCGGAGAGCCTGGGTGTGCAGTTTGATGAGAAAGAGAGGATGGCAGGGTCTACGGATATGGGCAACGTGTCCCATACCGTCCCCTCCATTCATCCATTGTACAGTATTGGAACAGATGCTTTTAATCACACTCGTCATTTCACCGCGGCAGCAAACACGGACTATGCTCACAGCAAGACTCTTATTGCAGCTAAGAGTATAGCAATGACAGCCATAGATGTTCTTACAAACCCTGAAATGTTGAAAAAAGTCAAGGCAACGTTTCGATGCCAGTTGCAAGAGGCTGCGTAG